The DNA window TCCCAAAGCAACCTTAAAAAATGTCAAGTCTTATTCTGAAGGTTTACTCTCTTCACTTCCGCTGGCTTCACAAAACAGCGTTCTGGCCTGTGATTGGCTCACAGAAACTGGGTCAATTAACGGACGAGCGTCTCTTCATAGCTACGGCTGTTCTTCAATGAAATTGTAGTTTGGCGCATTGATGTTGatctctgaatgtttttttttttttttttttatcaatttattCATAATTTGACTGTCCTATTTTCAGATGGTTCAGATTAAGACATGTATGTAAATGGACCTTCACCTTAAAATCACAAATTCTTAAAATTTAATCAAATACTTATATTTAAAGTCTCTCAAAAGTCACCAATATTGTGTACGAATATCAGTGACTCAAGAAAATCACATGTTTTCAACTTGAAATGCTGTTATTTAATTAAGATAGCTGGCAAAAATGCATGAATATTGTGTTTTGCTTCCATGCATTTTATTGCATTCTCTTTCGACTCCTGCTTCCTGTTAAAGGAGTGCCACTCATTGACTGTAAAATTATTATGCATTTTGTGGAGCTTGtaaccttttgtttttgtttcccttgAGAGTACTTTGGCAtacacaacctctttgctctcTCATCTTGTGTATTTTATATGAAGGACCAATGGAACCACAAGTGAAAACTGTATAAAAGCAAGGATAGGTAAGTTTATTACAGATATCTGTCTGTAATAAGAATCAATGCAAGCAGAAAGTATTATCTTtgtcatcagaaaaaaaagaatattttaatTAATCTAAGTTCATATTTTAAAGTGAGTGATTTACATCCTTGTTTTCTCACTAAAAGCAGTCTTAACTTCCTCTACTCatcaaaacatcatcatcagttgTGGACCACACAAGGTTTAGCCAGTGAGGCCACCGCAGTCAGGTGCATCTCCGGTTCAGTTGGTTGATCTTGCGAAGGCCGTCCTGGTTGTGGATGGTTTTGTGGACGGTAATGAGGAAAGGGAAGGCAGACGGCAGCTCCACCTTACGGCTCAGCTTCTGTTGACCCCAGTGAAGGCAGCGCAGCTTCTCGGCCAGGTCTCTGCGACCCGAGCGCTCCAGTCCGGCCCGgagcacttttgttttgttgggttTGTCCCCTGACCTCTCATACCTTCAGAGGGGAATAAAAACATGGTAAAGGCTTTCAAACCCCTTTATTTGCCGTGACCACCTTCCTTTGGGAGCATTTACAGTTAAAACTATTTTGATGCGTCTCCATGAGTGAGATTCCTGCCTCAGTTTTAAGATAAAATAAGTGCTTCCCAACATTCTTCTGTCCTGGATTAATGCCTACCCACTCATGCTTTTTCCATAAACTGAACTTGAACTGTGGAGACAAGAAAACTCAACATATAATTTGCCTTTCACCGCCCCCTCCAGAAGAATCGCTAACAGATGATCTGAATCAAAAGTTAGAAGAAAGCTTGAGGTGAAATAGCTGACTGTGCACACAACATTAGGGGGAACAGTTAAGACTGAAGCATGGATTACTTCACCAGTTTTCCAGCATGGCTCTGGCCTGGACAGACTTTTCTGCAGACTTGGTCTGGAACCTCCTGATGTCAGTTCTGTTGAAGCCCAGCTCGTACGCCAGGACCGTCCACTCAAAGCGCAGTTGTCCAGAGAGTTCCCTCAGGGTTTTAAGGTTGACAACAGCATCCtagagaaacagaaaaacaacactgcacACACCGGTGTATGCTCTCATTTGCCTTTTCAAATAAAGTTGTACAACCTCTTGAGCATTGTTGGACATCTCCTGAAATATCAGTTGAAGGACTAATGCAATTGAAGGATGCGGAGAGACTGTTGAAATGACTGTGAAGAGTGTTGCTGGGAGATTTAGAATCAACACATTCATGTGTTAAATATTAATCCCTTCACGCAGGTGAGGGCGTTTGTGGAGCCAACAACAACATTGAGTTAAGTGCTATGACCACAAAACAGCCAATGGGATTCTTGCTATTTTACTGGGGTGAAAAGTTATCTGTCATCACCCTGTGTAATTTTGCATATTATTTTAAATGGCTCGCTGATGCCACTAGGGGTCGCCAGCgaaccttttgttttgtttcgttGTCCCTATGTGCTTACTCATTCGTCCGACCGTCATATGACCCTCTGAAGTACCTTGTGTCTCATACCATACCGGGTTTTATTTATCCATTGTCTAATCATAGCACtttattcatttaagtaaatTCACCTTATTTGTGacgcattttattttatttt is part of the Synchiropus splendidus isolate RoL2022-P1 chromosome 10, RoL_Sspl_1.0, whole genome shotgun sequence genome and encodes:
- the wu:fc50b12 gene encoding uncharacterized protein wu:fc50b12, which codes for MSNNAQEDAVVNLKTLRELSGQLRFEWTVLAYELGFNRTDIRRFQTKSAEKSVQARAMLENWYERSGDKPNKTKVLRAGLERSGRRDLAEKLRCLHWGQQKLSRKVELPSAFPFLITVHKTIHNQDGLRKINQLNRRCT